CACCTCGCGCAACACATCATCCGTCGGACTGGTCACTTCCACGGCAAAGGCGAAGTTTTCGTCCGGGGCGGGGAAATTGCCGCTAGCATTATTGAGGCTGCCTTCGCCGGCCAGGAGCAGATCGGCCATCTTGGCCTCGGCCAGCCAGGCGGCGTGTCTGGCCCGGGCCGCCTCCAAGCGCTGGTCCTGCAGGCGCACGAGCCCGGCCAGAATCGAGACCAGGGCGATGGCCAGGATGGCCACGGCCACCAGGGTTTCGAGCAGGGCCTGGCCGCTTGCGGCAGAGGATGGACGGGACATGGATCAGCGTCCTGTCTTGGCGGCATCATAGGCCCAGGGCGGATCGGCCAGTCCCTGGGCCTTTTGAAAACGCATCTGGGCCGTATCCAGTCCGGCCGTAATCATCTCCACCCGGCAGCCGACAGCGGAGATGGTCACGGCTGCGTCTGTGCCGCCAGACCCCGGCAGGCGGAGAAAGGCTGGCTGGCACAGACCTTCGGGGCGCACTACGATGGAGACGACGGCCGGCTGGTCAACGGTTTTGCCGCTGATCATAGCCAGTCGTGGGCGGAGTTGTTCCTGCAATTTCACGGCAGGTAGTGTTGCCGTTTTTTTGGGCGTCATGGCGGCGTCAATGCCTGCGGCGGCAGATGGCGTGGCGGTTGATGCTGTTTTCTTGCGGTTGTTTGCTGCGGCCCTTTCCCTGGGAGAGGTCGCCCGATCCGGGGAGTCCTTTGGAGTATTGGGTCCCAGACGGCATTCCCCTTTGTCCCAGTCGATGTCCACCCGCCAGGGCTCTCCGGTCAGGATGGCCTCGCTCCTGGCCCGGCGCAGCACCCCTGTCAGGATGCGGGCGGTGGATTTCTCCCCCTCCCGGGCCAGCAACCCGGACAGGGCCGGGAGGACCAGACCGGCCGATAGGCCCAGCACCACCAGGACGATGGTCAGTTCCACCAAGGTGAATCCGGCTTGATGACGGGCGTACAACGGAGCGAGTCCTTTTACCCGCCAAGGTCCCAGCTTTTTACGTCGGCATTGACGCCTTCGCCGCCTTCCTGGCTGTCGGACCCAAGTGAAATGAGATCAAAATCGCCGTGTTCGCCCGGACAGATGTAGACATAATCCTTGCCCCAGGGGTCCTTGGGCAGGTTGTCGAGGTAACCCTTGGGCGGATAGTTCTGCGGCACGCGGCCGATGCTGGGCTTTTCCCGCAAGGCGCGCAGGCCCTGCTCGGTGGTCGGGTAGACGCCGTTGTCGAGCTTGTACTGTTTAAGGGCCATGGACAGGCTTTCGATCTGCATTTTGGCCTTGACGACCCGGGCCTTGTCCGGCTGGTCCACGATGCGCGGCAGGACAAGGCCGGCCAAGACGCCTAATATGACGATGACCACCATCAGTTCGATCAGGGTAAAACCGGCGGCGGCAGAACTCCGGCGCCGGGCTCGGACGGCGGCGTGGTTGGAAGCGGGAAGGGCGGGTGCGTACATGGGGCCTCCTTGGGGGGGATTTAGCCTATCAGGCTGCTCATTTCAAAGATGGGCAGGAGTACGGCCAAGACCATAAGACCCACCATGCCGCCAAGCAACAGGATCATGATGGGCTCAAACAGCGAACTGGCGCTTTTGATGCGGGTGCTGACGTCGTTTTCGAGCATTCGGGCCAAGCCGATGAGCAGCTCCCCAAGCCGGCCGCTCTGCTCCCCGGCTGAGACGAGCTGAATGGTGATGGGCGGAAAGATGTCGGCCTCGCGCATGGGATCGGTCAGGCCGCCGCCCTGGCTGGCTTCGTCGCGGATTCGTTCCATGGCTTGCTCGAAGACCACGTTGCCTGACACGGAACCCGCGATACGAAGGGCAGCCAGCATGGTCACGCCCTGGTTGAGGCAGGTGCCGAGCGTGCGGGCCATGCGGGCGGTGGCGGCGTTTTGGGCGATGGCGCCGACCACGGGCAGAATCAGGGTGAGCCGGTCTTTCAGGATGCGGCCCCGGCGGGTGCGCAGCAGGCGGCTGAGGCCAAAGATCACGCCGGCCAACCCGCCGAAAATGGCTGGCCACCAAGCTCGGAAAAAGTTGCTGACCGCAATGAGTATGACCGTCGGCAGCGGCAAGGCGCGGTGCAGGTCCACGAAGATACGGGTTACTTCGGGGATGACGTAGACCAGCAGTAGCCCCATGACCACGATGCCAAACAGGAACATGAAGGCCGGATAGGCCAAAGCGGCCTGCAAGGTGCGGGTCAGCGCCATCTGGCGGTCGAGGTATTCGGCCAGATTGGCCAGAACGATGGGCAACATGCCGGTTGCCTCGGCCGAGCGCACCATGCTGATATAGGTGGGCGGGAACACGGCCGGATAGGCGGCCAGGGCGGTGGAGAAGTCCTGGCCCTCGCGGATGCGCTCCAGGATATGGGAAAAGACCCATTTGGCCCGGCCCGAGCGCATTTGTTCAATAAGCGACCCCAGCGCCTTGTCCAGGGGCAGGCCGGCTTCAAGAAGGGTGGCCAGCACTTGGGTGGCGGTCAACAGCTCTGCCCGGCCCACCCGGCGGGAAAAGACCGGCATGGAGGAAGCGGAGGCCGTTTGGGCCGAGGCTCCGGCCCCGGCCGCCTCGGCCAGGGTGCTGACAAACAGGCGCTTGGCCCGCAGGAGCTGTCTGGCCGCCTGGGTGCTTTCGGCAGAGATGATGCCCTGTTTGTTGCGCCCCTTGGCGTCGACGGCGGTGTATTCGTAGACGGGCATGGCGGCCTAGGGTTTCATGGACAGGATTTCCTCGCGGCCCTGCCGTTCGAGGATGACGAAATTTTTGCCGATCTGTTGGATACGGGCGTCTTTGACCGTGGCCCCGACAGCATAGGACTTTTGGATCTTGGTGGACTTGTCGCGCAAAAATGCCGAGCTGTGCCGACCGTCGGTGGATACTATGGTGCCGGCCAGTTCCATGTCGATTTCGGCCGGTTTCGGCGGTTCCTTGGATTTCTCCTGGCTGCCGGGCAAGGGTTTTAAGCCAAAGATGTCGTTGGCGAGAATGGTGCGGGTCAGTTCCGTTGGCGTGGTCGACTTGGTCGGCAGGGGCGCTTCCTGTTTGACCGCAACAGGCGAAGATGGCGGGCGGGCGGGCGCTGTCGGAAAGAGAAAGGTGCGGGCCACTATCCACAGGGCTCCGGCCAGGGCGGCAGCACTTGTCAGCGCTACGAGGCGTTTGAGTCCGGATTCGGTCATAGCGTCCGGGGACGGCCTCTCAGGGTTACTGGCACAGGCCGAAATTGCGGGCTTTTTCCAGGTGGCCGCACAGGCCGAGCTGACAGGCCAGAGCCAGATCGCCGCACCCGTCGCGGGTCATCTGCAGGCGAAGCCGCAGTACGCCCCGGTTGCGGTAGGTCTGGGCAAAGTTGGACCGCAGTCTGGCCGCCCTGTCATAGTCTTCCATGGCCTGGGGATAGTGCCCGAGTTTTTCCCGGGCAAGCGCCCGGTTGTAGTAGAGATCGGCGTCATTGGGGGACAGACGCACCGCCGTATCAAGCACCATGGCTGCTTCGTCGTAACGGCGCAGCGTGATAAGGATGTCGGCCTTGTTATTGAGCGCCGCCGCGTTCGTCGGGTCCATGGCCACGACCTTGTCATAATCGGCCATGGCCCGGTCAAATTCGTTTTGGGCCTGATAGGCCAGGGCGCGGTTAAAAAGCGACGCGGCCCCATTGGGGCCGGCCAGTTTGGCGGCAGCGGAAAAATCCGCGCCGGCCTTGTCATACTGGCCCAGGGCATAGGAGGCCACGCCCCGGTTGTTGTAGGCTTGGGCCATGCCGGCGTCGATGGTCAGGGCTTCGGTGAAAAGAACCACGGCCTTGTCATAGTCCTGGCGCATATAGGCGGCGGCGCCGAGATCGTAGGCCGTTTGCGCGTTGCCGTTGCCGGAACGGGCGTGCTCGAAATCCTTCTGGGCCAGTTCGTATTGACCCATGCGGTAGTATGCCTCGCCGCGTTCCTGATAGGCGGTGGGCGCAGCATTGCCGGCCGCGATGGTTGGGGAGGTCTTATGGATAACGTCTGCCGGGTTTTCGCCGGCAGATTCCGGGGCCAACCGGACGGGAGTAACCGGCGGTTTGCTGGCGCACCCGGTCAGGACGGCTGCCAGCAAGGCAACGGTGACCCAGCCGGCAAGCGCTCGGCCCAGCACGGGTTGCCTCGGGCGACTCTGAAAAAACGGCAAAAAGCGATTGGACATAGTAGAAGCGTGCCGGCGGGAGAAAGGACCGCGTCCGGTATCGTAATGGGTTTGGGTCAACGGATGCACCGATAACAAAACAGTGCCAGTATGCCCCAATGCCCGGAGATGGACAAGGCAGATTTTTTTGGCGCCCGGCTACAGCCGTTCCAGCATGGTTTGCAGGACCTGCCGGGTTGTTTCCAGGTCCCGGGGGGAAATGCCCCGAGTCAGTTCGCTGCTGAGTTCAAGGCCGGCCCGCAGGGAAGCATTCCAGTTCGGCCGGGCCGCTTCGGTCAGCTCCACCCGTTTGATGCGGCGATCGCCCGGATCGGAAACCCGCCGGGCGATGCCGCATTGTTCCAGTCGATCAAGCAGACGGACCAGGGTTGGTCCCTCAATGCCGACGGCTTCGGCCAGTTCGCGCTGGGTCAGAGCCGCCGGGCCCGCGTCCAGACGACGGATGACGGCCCACATGGCGCAGGAGAGACCCAAGGGGCGCAGGCGTTCATCCAGGCGTGCGCGCCAAGCCCTGGCCACATCGTTGAGGGCCAGGGGAATTGATTCCGGAGTGCTGTCGGCAGCGGCGACTGAAGGAGAATGTGCCATGACGGATACTCCTTGCGCGACGCGCGTCGCGACATACCGCGCGCTTGGCTTTTATCAGATATGCAATGATTAGCCCGCTTTTGTCTCCTTGGCAACACGTTTTCCCATAATACGCCCCAACCCTTGGCCCGCGCCCATAATAAGCTTGAAAAAGACCGGGATGAAAAAGGGTGCGATGATGGTGGCCCCGAGCATACCGCCGATGACGCCGGTACCGATGGCGTGGCGGCTGTTGGCGCCGGCGCCGGTGGAGATGGCCAGCGGCAGACAGCCGAGGATAAAGGCCAGGGAGGTCATGATGATGGGGCGAAAGCGCAGTGTTGCCGCCGACAGGGCTGCCTCGGCCAGGGATTTGCCGGCCTTGACCTCAAGCACGGCGAATTCCACGATCAGAATGGCGTTTTTGGCGGCCAGACCGATAAGCGTCACCAGGGCGATCTGGAAATAGATGTCGTTGCTGAGATCGCGGCCGTAGACGGCGGCAATGGCCCCGAACAGGGCAAAAGGCACGGCCAGGACCACGGCAAAGGGCAGGCTCCAGCGTTCGTACTGGGCAGCCAGGATCAGGATGACCATGACGATGCCCATGGCAAAGACCAGGGTCGAGGAGCCTTGGGCCGCCTTTTCCTGGTAGGCCGAGCCGGTCCAGGCCAGGGTGTATTCCGGCGGCAGCACCTTGGCCGCGGCCTGTTCCATGGCGATCAGGGCTTCGCCCGAGGTATGCCCCGGGGCGGGCTGGCCCATGATTTTGGCGGCTGGGAACACGTTAAAGCGCTCCATGACCTCGGGACCGGTGGATTTCTCGATGGTGGCCAGGGCCGTCAGCGGAATCATCTCGCCTTTGCTGGAGCGCACGTACACATCGCGCAGGTCCTCGGGGCGGTCGCGGTAATCCGCTTCGGACTGGATCTGGACCTTGAAGGTCCGGCCGAATTTATTGAAGTCGTTGACATAGTACGCGCCGAAGGTGGCCTGCATGGCGTCATAGACGTCGCTTATGGCCACGCCCAGGGCCTTGGCCTTGGCGCGATCGAGGTCGATGCGCAGCTGGGGTACGTTGGCCCCGAAGGTGGTGGCCACGCGGCCAAGCACGGGATTCTTGCTGGCCTCGGCCACCAGCTTGTCGGTCATGGCAGCCAGGGCCTTGACGTCGGCTTCCCCGCGGCTTTGCAGGTAGGCGTCAAAGCCGCCGGTGTTGGACATGCCGGAGATGGCCGGCGGATTAAAGGCCAGGGTCAGGCTCTTGGGCAGGGCCATACCCCGGCCGAAGATGCGTTTGACCACGTCAAAGGAGGACAGCCCCGGGGCTTGGCGTTCGCCCCAGGGTTTAAGCGGCATGAAGACCGTGCCGTAGTTGGAGCGGTAGGTGAAGCTCAAGAGGTCAAGACCGGTGATGGCAATGACGTCCTTGCTCGAAGGATCCTTCATGTTCATCGCGTCCATGGCGTCGTCAATGGCCTCGGTGGCGCGAAGGGACGTGCCGTCGGGCAGGATGTTGACGGCAATGACGTAGCCCTGGTCCTCGTCCGGAACGAGTCCGCCCGGAACCTGCTTGAACAGCCAGCCCGTGGCCAGGCACAGCCCGGCGAAGAGCAGGATGGCAACGAAGCTTCGGCGCAGCAAAAAGGCCACGCCCGCGCCGTAGAGCCGGGTCAGGCCGTCAAAGGCCCGGTTAAAGGCCCGAAACAGGCGGTTGGGCTCCTGGTGGCCGGCTTTGAGCAGGCTCGCGCACAAGGCCGGCGTCAGGGTCAGGGCCACGAGGCCCGAGATAACCACGGAAACCGCGATGGTGATGGCGAACTGCTTGTACATCTGGCCGGTCAGTCCCCCCAGGAAAGCGACAGGGACGAACACGGCGCAAAGGACCAGCACGATGGCCACCACCGGTCCGGTCACTTCCTCCATGGCCTTGGCCGTGGCTTCCTTGGGCGGCAGCTTCTGGCTGGTCATGATGCGCTCGACGTTTTCGAGCACCACGATGGCGTCGTCCACGACGATGCCGATGGCCAGGACCATGCCGAACAGGGTCAGGGTGTTGATGGTAAAGCCGAGCGCCTGCATGCCGGCAAAGGTGCCGATGATCGACACCGGCACGGCCAGGCAGGGGATAAGCGTGGCCCGGAAGTTTTGCAGGAAGAGAAAGACCACCAGAAAGACCAGGATCATGGCTTCGACAAGGGTATGGATGACCTCTTTGATGGAGACGCGCACGAAGGTGGTGGTGTCCAGCGGCACCGAATAGGTGACGCCGTCGGGGAAGCGTTTGGACAGTTCGGCCAGCTTGGCCGTCACCAGATCGGCCGTGTCCAAGGCGTTGGCGCCAGGAGCAAGGAAGATGGCAATGTTGACGGTGGGGCTGCCGTTGCGTTTGGAAATCGAGTTATAGTCTTTGGCCCCAAGTTCCACCCGGGCCACGTCTTTTAAGTGCAGAAGCGACCCGTCGGGCAGGGCGCGCAAGATGATGTTGCCGAACTCCTCAGGGGTCATGAGCCGGCCCTGGGTGGTCACCATGTAGTTCAGCGCCACCGGGTGTTCGGGATTCGTCGGCTCGGCCCCGATGCGACCGGCGGCGAACTGGGCGTTTTGTTCTGAGATGGCTGCGGCCACGTCGGCCGGGGTGAGCTTGAGCTGGGCCAGTTTGTCCGGGCGCAGCCAGACGCGCATGGAATAGTCCTTGGCCCCGAAGATGGAGGCGTCGCCGACGCCGGGCAGGCGTTTGAGCTCGTCTAAGACGTTGACCAGGACATAGTTGCTGATAAACACCGAATCGTAGCGCCCGGTGGGCGAATCGAAACCGATGATCTGCAGGATGTTGGACGATTTCTTGGTAACGGTCACGCCCTGGCGGCGGACCTCGGTTGGCAGGGTGGTCTGGGCGGCCTGGACGCGGTTGTTGACGTTGATCGTGTTCTGGTCGGGGTTGGTGCCCACGGCAAAGGTGACGGTAATCGACAACGAGCCGTCGCCGGAACTCGTCGAGCGCATGTAGAGCATGTTGTCGACGCCGTTTATCTGCTGCTCAAGCGGCGCGGCCACGGTTTCGGCGATGACCTCGGGGCTGGCCCCGGGGTAGACGGCCGTGACGTTGACTTCCGGCGGAATGATGTCGGGAAATTGGGCAATGGGCAGGCTTCTGATCGCCGCCAGACCCGCCAGTACGATGACCAGCGAGATGACGATGGAGAAAACCGGGCGGCCCAGGAAGAAGCGTGAAATCATGAACGGGCCTCCTTGCCCTCGACCTTGGCCGCCTCGCCGGTCTTGGTTGCGGCGTCGGAAGCGCCGGCGGCCGGCTCGGCCATGGCGGCCGGGGCCGGGGCGTCGGCGCGAACGGTGACGGTCATGCCGGGACGGACCTTGATGACCCCTTCGGCCACGATGCGCTCGCCCGGCTCCAGACCCTTCTCCACGAGATAGGTATTGCCGACCGTTTCGCCGAGGACCACCGGACGCGGGGCAATCTGGTTCTTGTCGTCCACGGTCCAGACCATGGCGCCCTGCTGGGTGTTGAGGACCGCCCCCTGGGGAATGGACAGCACGTCCTTGTAACGCGCCCCTTCCAGGCGCACCCGTACGAACTGCCCGGGCAGCACCAGACTGTCAGGGTTGGTGAACTCGGCCCGCACCTTGACCACGCCCGTGGTGGAATCCACCTGGGTGTCGGTGAAGTTGATGCGGCCGGTATCCGGATAATCCACGCCGTCAGGCATGGTCAGACGCACGCCAAAGTCTTTGCCGCCGGTGATGACCACCTTGCCCTCGGCCCGAAGCTTGCGGATCTTCATCATCTCCGGACCGGACATGGAGAAGTTGACGTAGATCGGATCGACCCGGGAAATGGTGGTTAAAAGGCTGGCGTCGGTGTTGGTGGTGACAAGGCTGCCCTCGGAACGGGTTTCCTTGCTGGTCATGCCGGAGATGGGGGCCGTAACCTTGGTCCATTCGAGGTTAAGCGACGCTTCCCGGACCTTGCCCCGGGCCGTTTCCACGGCGGCAGTCGTGGATTCCAGGGTGGTTTTGGCGTCGTCAAAGTCCTTTTTGGCCACCACGTCGCCCTTGTACAGGGTCTGCATCCGCTCGGCGTCGCGCTTGGCCTGGGACAGTGTGGCCTCGGCCTGACCAAGGGCGCCCTTGGCCTGCTCCAGGGCGGCCTGATAGGGCGCGGGGTCGATCTCGAACATGAGATCGCCTTGGCGTACCCGGGAACCTTCTTCATAGTTGCGATGGAGCAGAATGCCGCCAACCCGGGCGCGCACCTCGACCTCGCGCGAACCGGCGGTCTGGCCCATGTAGGCCATCTCCAGGGGGATATCGGTCCGGGTCACGGTGTGGGCCACGATTTCGGGCGGCGGCGGCGCAGCGGCCCCGGCTTCCTGGCCGGAACTGTCCGTAGCGCAGCCGGAAAGGGCGGCGAGCAGGCAAAAGGGGAGGCAGAGGGCCGCAGAGCGGCGAAGAGCTTGAGCGAAAACGGATACGGACATGGCAACCTCCAAAACAGGTGGCCGCTTCGTCTGGCGAAGCGGGAATACGGCGGTGTCGCGGCGCGTGTTCATTGCGCCGCCGAAACGGGGCTGTCGCCTCGGGCCAGAAGCGGCATCCAGGCGGCGGCGAAGCGGTCGGCGGCCTTGGCAGTGAAATGATAGCCGTCATTGCGGTCGAACCAGGGGACGAGCAGGTCGGTGTTGGGGCCGGAGAAAATTCTTCGGGCCGGGTTGGCGACCTCGGTCTGGGCCGCCGTCAGGGTCGGGCAGGACCGATAGCAGGCCGGGTCACTGTGTTCGGAACAGACTGGATCGAGATAGAGCGATGCCCTGGCGACGATGATGTCGTTCTCTTCGCCGACACGCTGGCGTATCTGGCTGACCACGGCCTCAAGCATGGCGCGATAGTCGGGCGCGTCAAGGCCCAGGGCGCAGTCGGCCTCGCCTTGGTGGAACAAAATGTGGGTCGGAGGCAGACCCTGGGCGATAAGGTCGTCCAGGGTGTTTAGGAGCAGGGGATTGAGCGTTCCGCCCGGTCCCCAGTTGAGAATGGAAGAGCCGCCCCGGGCGATGTCGGCAAAAATGACGGTGTCATAGAGACCGCTGCTAACCACCCGGTCGCCCAGGCGCGGCCAGGAACTGCCCTTGGCGCCGGTCGCGCCGGGCAGGGCGTCGTGGGCCTTCTGACAGGACCCGCCGAAAAAGGCATAGACCGGCTGTCTGGAATCATAGCCCGGGTCCACGGTGTTGGAGGCGTTGGACTGGCCAAAGACCAAGGCCACCATGGTCCGTCCGCCGGCCAACGCGGCGCAGTCCCCGGCCGGCTCCCCGGCCGGGCCGGGAAATACGGCCAATTCGCCGGTTTCGGGCAACACCGGTGCGCGCCCGGCATAGCGGGCCTGGATGGCGTCGGGCGAAAGGACTTGCGAGGCGGCGACTCCTGGTGCAGACGGCTGCAGCAGCAGCAGCGCCAGGGCAGCCAGACCGGCAACACCCAGTGTCAGACGAGAACCCCGATGGGCGTACAGTGTTAACACTTGTTCACTTGTAGGGCCAAGAAAATTATGCGGCAACGGCATGGGCAAACAACTCCCAATTGGCGGCGGTCTGGCGGGGCATATCCAAATCTTCCGGCGTTCTGGCCTGGATCAGTGCCGGCATGGCAATAAGGCCGATGAAGTTCACAAAGATCTCTTCAGGGCGTATGTCGAGGCGAATCTCACCATTTTGCTGGGCTGCACCAATCAGTTCGATAATGAGTTCACGTAGAAGCTTATGGTGCTTCAATTTTAGCTCGCGAAGCTGCGTTTCTTCGAACCAGAGGACATCGGACAAAAAGACGACTGGTAGGGCACAATATCGATTGACCATGCCCATCGATGAAAAATACAGACGCCGTATGGCATCTAACGGACTTATAGCGTCAGCCTTGGCCTTACGGACATTGGCCATGAAGAACTCCTGATGTTCTTCCATGATGGCCTTGAGGATCTCGGCTTTATTTTTATAGTGCCGGTACAGGGCGGCGGCCGAGATGCCAACGGCATCGGCCACCCGGCGCACCGTGACGGCGCCGATCCCCTGGTTCACGACAATGTCCAGGGCGGCTTCAGCGATTTGTTCGCGACGCAGGGGGGAATCAAGGCGTTCAGTCATGGGGAGGAAGTTAACACCGGTTTACAAACTGTCAAGAAGGATGCCCTGGCTGGCGGCCGGAAATAAAACGGCTGGCCCAGACTGTCAAGAGGCCCAGTCGTCAGACCACTGTGGCCCGAATAACTTCTTCGATCGTCGTGATTCCGCTGAGAATTTTTTCCAGTCCATCCTCGCGCAGGGTGGTCATGCCGGACGCGATGGCCTTGGCCCGGATGCGGCCGGCTTCGGAACTGTGCAGAATAAGATCGGCCATGGATTCGTCGATGACCAGCAATTCGTGGATGGAGGTCCGACCGCGAAAGCCGGTGTGCATGCACTGGGGGCAGCCTTTGGCCCGCCAGATGGTGCAACCGGCCAGTCTGACGGCCGCGGGGCCGAAGGGGAGCAGGTCTTCTTCGCTGGGCACAAAGGCCTCCCGGCACCGGGTGCACAGGACCCGCACTAAACGCTGGGCAATAAGCGCCCGGACCACCGAGCAGACCATATAGGGTTCGATGCCCATATCGACCATGCGGGTGACGGCCGAGGCCGCGTCATTGGTGTGCAGGGTGGAAAAGACGAGGTGGCCGGTGAGGGCGGCTTGGCAGGCGATCTGGGCGGTTTCGGCGTCGCGGATTTCGCCGACCAGGATGACGTCCGGGTCCTGGCGCAGAATCGAGCGCAACCCGCTGGCAAAGGTCAGGTCGATCTTGGCGTTGACCTGCATCTGCCCCACGCCTTCGATCTGGTATTCCACCGGGTCTTCGATGGTGAGGATGTTTTTGTCGGATGAATTGATATGGTTGATGATGCCATAGAGGGTGGTGGATTTGCCCGAGCCGGTCGGGCCGGTCACCAGGATGATGCCGTGGGGCAGGGTGACCAGGGTTTTGAGGCGCGTAAAGTGGGGTGGCGACAAGCCGAGTTCCTCAAGGCTCAGGATCCGGCTGTTTTTTTCAAGCAGGCGCAGCACGAGCCGTTCGCCGAACTTGGTGGGAAAGACCGAGACGCGGATATCCACGTTGCGGTTGCCGAGCCGAATGTCGAAGCTGCCGTCCTGGGGCAGGCGACGTTCGGCGATGTCGAGTTTGGCGCGGATTTTCACATGGGAAACCACTGGCGGATGCCAGCGTTTGTCCAGGGTCTTGATGTCGTAAAGCACGCCGTCGAGGCGGAAGCGGATTTTGAGGGAATTCTGGTACGGTTCGATATGGATGTCGCTGCACAGATCGCGCACGGCCTGGGTAAGGAGCTGGTTGACGAGCCGGATGACCGGGGCGTTTGAGGTCTCGTCCAGGAGATCCTCGGTGGACATGTTTTCCGGCGGCGGCCCCATGAAATCATCCAGGCTGACATCGCCCAGGCGCGTTTCCCCGTCGGCCTCGGCCTGGCCGAAGGCATGGTTAATGGCGGCCAGGATGGTCTCCGGCAGGGCCAGGGCCGGTTCGAGGTCGGACACGCCCAGCATCCGGCGCACATCGTCGGCCAATTCCGGGGAAAAGGGATCGGCCAGGGCCAGGACCAACCGGCCGTTGTCCGTAAACGGCACGGCCAGATTGCGCTTGAGGTAGGCAAAGGGCAGGGCGCGCATCCGCTCGGCATCGGC
This window of the Desulfovibrio sp. TomC genome carries:
- a CDS encoding efflux RND transporter periplasmic adaptor subunit, whose protein sequence is MSVSVFAQALRRSAALCLPFCLLAALSGCATDSSGQEAGAAAPPPPEIVAHTVTRTDIPLEMAYMGQTAGSREVEVRARVGGILLHRNYEEGSRVRQGDLMFEIDPAPYQAALEQAKGALGQAEATLSQAKRDAERMQTLYKGDVVAKKDFDDAKTTLESTTAAVETARGKVREASLNLEWTKVTAPISGMTSKETRSEGSLVTTNTDASLLTTISRVDPIYVNFSMSGPEMMKIRKLRAEGKVVITGGKDFGVRLTMPDGVDYPDTGRINFTDTQVDSTTGVVKVRAEFTNPDSLVLPGQFVRVRLEGARYKDVLSIPQGAVLNTQQGAMVWTVDDKNQIAPRPVVLGETVGNTYLVEKGLEPGERIVAEGVIKVRPGMTVTVRADAPAPAAMAEPAAGASDAATKTGEAAKVEGKEARS
- a CDS encoding sialate O-acetylesterase translates to MLTLYAHRGSRLTLGVAGLAALALLLLQPSAPGVAASQVLSPDAIQARYAGRAPVLPETGELAVFPGPAGEPAGDCAALAGGRTMVALVFGQSNASNTVDPGYDSRQPVYAFFGGSCQKAHDALPGATGAKGSSWPRLGDRVVSSGLYDTVIFADIARGGSSILNWGPGGTLNPLLLNTLDDLIAQGLPPTHILFHQGEADCALGLDAPDYRAMLEAVVSQIRQRVGEENDIIVARASLYLDPVCSEHSDPACYRSCPTLTAAQTEVANPARRIFSGPNTDLLVPWFDRNDGYHFTAKAADRFAAAWMPLLARGDSPVSAAQ
- a CDS encoding TetR/AcrR family transcriptional regulator; protein product: MTERLDSPLRREQIAEAALDIVVNQGIGAVTVRRVADAVGISAAALYRHYKNKAEILKAIMEEHQEFFMANVRKAKADAISPLDAIRRLYFSSMGMVNRYCALPVVFLSDVLWFEETQLRELKLKHHKLLRELIIELIGAAQQNGEIRLDIRPEEIFVNFIGLIAMPALIQARTPEDLDMPRQTAANWELFAHAVAA
- the gspE gene encoding type II secretion system ATPase GspE, which encodes MALPLPEGLVPKTIGDRLASLCRLPVRPGRDRNPGVDPASSLPRPALLEPVAETLGLTVAALEDVFAEAARSGHNPFRRLAEVHKADPAMAASALAKVLGLPYLETIPATDADAERMRALPFAYLKRNLAVPFTDNGRLVLALADPFSPELADDVRRMLGVSDLEPALALPETILAAINHAFGQAEADGETRLGDVSLDDFMGPPPENMSTEDLLDETSNAPVIRLVNQLLTQAVRDLCSDIHIEPYQNSLKIRFRLDGVLYDIKTLDKRWHPPVVSHVKIRAKLDIAERRLPQDGSFDIRLGNRNVDIRVSVFPTKFGERLVLRLLEKNSRILSLEELGLSPPHFTRLKTLVTLPHGIILVTGPTGSGKSTTLYGIINHINSSDKNILTIEDPVEYQIEGVGQMQVNAKIDLTFASGLRSILRQDPDVILVGEIRDAETAQIACQAALTGHLVFSTLHTNDAASAVTRMVDMGIEPYMVCSVVRALIAQRLVRVLCTRCREAFVPSEEDLLPFGPAAVRLAGCTIWRAKGCPQCMHTGFRGRTSIHELLVIDESMADLILHSSEAGRIRAKAIASGMTTLREDGLEKILSGITTIEEVIRATVV